One Actinosynnema pretiosum DNA segment encodes these proteins:
- a CDS encoding GNAT family N-acetyltransferase, translated as MLVRAIEEADRIVVGRLVLELWGTHTSVAHGQVFFPASLPGFLVEQQDQVLGLLTYTTNDNLLEIVTIDALRRGRGVGTALLEAVVHRARQLGCNRIRLTTTNDNLDALRFYQRRGFRLTSLRSDAVRESRRVKPEIPSVGDYGIPIVDELDLERWVAPR; from the coding sequence ATGCTGGTTCGCGCGATCGAGGAAGCCGACCGGATCGTGGTCGGCCGTCTGGTGCTGGAGTTATGGGGGACGCACACCTCCGTGGCCCACGGACAGGTGTTCTTCCCGGCCAGTCTGCCCGGATTCCTGGTGGAGCAGCAAGACCAGGTTCTCGGCCTGCTCACCTACACGACCAACGACAACCTGCTGGAGATCGTGACCATCGACGCCCTGCGGCGCGGCCGGGGGGTCGGCACCGCACTGCTGGAGGCGGTGGTGCACCGGGCGCGGCAGCTCGGGTGCAACCGGATCAGGCTCACGACCACCAACGACAACCTGGACGCGCTGCGGTTCTACCAGCGGCGCGGCTTCCGGCTCACGTCGCTGCGCTCGGACGCGGTGCGCGAGTCGCGCCGGGTGAAGCCGGAGATCCCGTCGGTCGGCGACTACGGGATCCCCATCGTCGACGAGCTGGACCTGGAGCGCTGGGTGGCGCCGCGCTGA
- a CDS encoding response regulator yields MTIRVLLVDDHEVVRRGLRELLEDEADLKVVAEAGGVREAVVRAQASKPDVAVVDMRLPDGTGVELCGKLQDLPAGPRCLVLTAFEDDEALVGAITAGASGYLLKQVRGQDLVHAVREVAAGRSLLDPVTTSRVLERMRKPQEPDELATLTEQERRVLSLIGEGLSNRQIAERLFVAEKTVKNHVTAVLSKLGMERRTQAAAWVARRGR; encoded by the coding sequence GTGACCATCCGGGTACTGCTGGTCGACGACCACGAGGTGGTCCGCAGGGGGCTCCGCGAACTGCTGGAGGACGAGGCCGACCTGAAGGTCGTCGCCGAGGCCGGCGGTGTTCGGGAGGCGGTCGTGCGGGCGCAGGCGAGCAAGCCAGACGTAGCCGTAGTCGACATGAGGCTGCCCGACGGCACCGGTGTCGAGCTGTGCGGGAAGCTCCAGGACCTGCCCGCCGGGCCGAGGTGCCTGGTGCTGACGGCGTTCGAGGACGACGAGGCGCTGGTCGGGGCGATCACGGCGGGGGCGTCCGGCTACCTGCTCAAGCAGGTGCGGGGCCAGGACCTCGTGCACGCGGTGCGGGAGGTGGCGGCCGGGCGGTCGCTGCTGGACCCGGTGACGACCTCGCGCGTGCTGGAGCGGATGCGCAAGCCGCAGGAGCCGGACGAGCTGGCGACGCTGACCGAGCAGGAGCGGCGGGTGCTGTCGCTCATCGGCGAGGGCCTGTCGAACCGGCAGATCGCCGAGCGGCTGTTCGTGGCGGAGAAGACGGTGAAGAACCACGTGACGGCGGTGCTGTCGAAGCTCGGCATGGAGCGCCGGACGCAGGCAGCCGCGTGGGTGGCCCGCCGGGGGCGGTGA